One Stigmatopora nigra isolate UIUO_SnigA chromosome 1, RoL_Snig_1.1, whole genome shotgun sequence DNA segment encodes these proteins:
- the LOC144190338 gene encoding FUN14 domain-containing protein 1-like, which translates to MATVEQSEEGQEEGESEEEVYEVVDLTEYARRHHWWSLVFGSHSGPIAEKYSVATQLVVGGLTGWCAGYVLQRVGKIAATAVGGGFLLLQIANHSGYVQVDWKKVEKDVNKAKKHLKKKADKAGPQLNNFLQEVKATDFIKRNIVMSSGFVGGFFLGLAS; encoded by the exons ATGGCGACCGTGGAGCAGAGCGAAGAAG GCCAGGAAGAAGGCGAAAGTGAAGAAGAGGTTTACGAGGTGGTGGATTTGACCGAGTACGCTCGACGTCATCATTGGTGGAGTCTAGTTTTTGGAAGTCACTCGGGGCCAATCGCTGAGAAGTATTCGGTGGCAACTCAGCTCGTCGTGGGGGGACTCACTGGATG GTGCGCCGGATATGTCTTGCAGAGGGTCGGGAAGATTGCGGCGACGGCGGTGGGCGGAGGCTTCCTGCTTTTACAG ATAGCCAATCACAGCGGCTACGTGCAGGTGGACTGGAAGAAAGTGGAAAAGGACGTAAACAAAGCCAAGAAACACCTGAAGAAGAAAGCCGACAAGGCGGGGCCACAACTCAACAACTTCCTCCAGGAGGTCAAG GCAACCGATTTTATCAAGCGGAACATCGTCATGTCCAGTGGCTTTGTTGGTGGCTTTTTCCTGGGTTTGGCCTcctaa